Proteins co-encoded in one Bos taurus isolate L1 Dominette 01449 registration number 42190680 breed Hereford chromosome X, ARS-UCD2.0, whole genome shotgun sequence genomic window:
- the LOC132342077 gene encoding zinc finger protein 449, whose product MLLEELAPVGMAHIPPNIHLESPPLQVMGPAPEVPVAEAWIPQAGPQELSFSAAGEGQPFLDPGYPIPKLDVSFPLEHREEAWVKELQDSKEIKQLLDSKLGFEIGIENEEDTSEKQKKLENMYPFIVTLEGNALHGPILQKDYVQLENQWETPPEDLQGDLTKLVEHQNPSAGEKPESSNLEEPLNPRPHKKKSPGDKPHRCSQCGKCFARKSQLTGHQRIHSGEEPHKCPECGKRFLRSSDLYRHQRLHTGERPYECTVCKKRFTRRSHLIGHQRTHSEEETYKCLECGKSFCHGSSLKRHLKTHSVVSQTKGRWNTWGEGP is encoded by the exons ATGCTCTTGGAAGAACTGGCACCAGTGGGAATGGCACACATACCACCAAACATCCACCTGGAGTCACCCCCACTCCAAGTAATGGGACCTGCCCCAGAAGTCCCAGTGGCAGAGGCATGGATCCCACAAGCCGGGCCACAGGAGCTGAGCTTCAGTGCTGCTGGGGAAGGCCAGCCCTTTCTCGACCCTG GATACCCAATACCAAAACTTGACGTGAGCTTTCCATTGGAGCATAGAGAAGAGGCATGGGTGAAGGAACTGCAAGATTCCAAAGAAATTAAGCAATTACTTGATTCCAAGTTAG GTTTTGAGATTGgaatagaaaatgaagaagatacttcagaaaaacagaaaaaactggAGAATATGTATCCATTTATTGTTACTTTAGAGGGGAATGCTCTTCATGGCCCCATTTTGCAAAAAGACTATGTACAGCTAGAAAATCAATGGGAAACCCCTCCAGAGGATTTACAGGGAGATTTAACAAAACTTGTAGAGCATCAGAACCCCTCAGCAGGAGAGAAACCTGAGAGCTCCAACTTGGAAGAACCTCTCAACCCAAGACCCCATAAGAAGAAGAGTCCGGGTGACAAACCTCACCGATGTTCTCAGTGTGGGAAATGTTTTGCTCGAAAGTCACAACTTACAGGGCACCAGAGAATTCATTCAGGAGAGGAACCTCATAAGTGCCCTGAATGTGGAAAGAGATTCCTCCGTAGTTCAGACCTTTACAGACACCAACGACTTCACACAGGGGAGAGACCCTATGAATGCACTGTGTGTAAAAAGCGATTCACTCGGCGGTCACACCTTATAGGGCACCAGAGAACCCATTCCGAAGAAGAAACATATAAATGTCTTGAGTGTGGGAAAAGCTTTTGTCATGGATCAAGTCTTAAAAGACATCTGAAAACTCATTCGG ttgtttcacagacaaaaggcaggtggaATACATGGGGAGAAGGACCATAG